The nucleotide sequence TTGGAAACTGGATCACGTGTAGGCAAACATTAGATCACTATGTCAAATTATACAAACGGCTTATAAACACTCTCGAAATCACATTTAAAGTCGAACCTTTATGAatcttggtaagaacatttgttgtaatgacgTCTCCATTCAGTTTCCAAAATGGTGTGTGTTTGTCGAACGAAAACATGGCCGACCGGGGGTTGGGCAATTTCATCAATTtgctataatttaaaaatgatactCTAGAAGCCTCATTTTCGTCTTATGTTTTAAGATACTTGTTTAGAACATTTGTGTTATAGTATCTCTTCCGAGTTAAACATTGTTTGGTCCCTTTTGAAAACATGATCGCCAGGAAGCAATGCGGATTTTCGTATATGGTCATAGTGACACATTGTTAATGCGCTATGAATGCGCTATTATCAAATCTTATTTTCCAATCTGTATAAAACAgtttcaaaacatgtgtccctATGTACTAAATTATTGTGCCAATATTTGAAACTATGCTACTTGACGTAAAAAATAGGTTCATAGTTCAAAATAAAAAGggtaatattaaaggggccttacgtttttttaatgacaaaattataaaaattgtgtCATATTCGCAAATGTtagtttaagttatgatattttgaggtaacagtaatactgaacactgAAAAAAAAGTACATTTTGTTAACTACGTTTATGGCTGCGTGATGCACTTGTTAGGCTTTATATATACGCTGTTATTTTATTTCCACGCGATAcgaatttattcaaattatttttctattatgaagattttaacaatttttatttttgtttctatATTCTTTATTAGCCAACTATTTTTTTCCGATtcgtttttaaaggggccttttcacagattttggcatgttttgaagtttaaagttaaatgctttatattgataaatgtcaacattggatccagctccagtaaaaaatcaagaataaaattaaaaaaggacaaAAATGTAGACcacatcagggctcgaaccagtgacccccggagtcgtTGGAGcaaaaaaccaattagaccgctcggtcatcctgccaagtatatatgaaagacgtattttatactttatataagcaatcttcgtagtttcacaaaattaaacgacaacagcagaactctccaaattattcaatcgtttcgcgttgcaacgatttataattgtcaggttttttaatcgtcaaaagatgcatataatggctatattagaccctggttaatattcagtattactgttttcctcacaaatatcataactaaaacgaaaatttgcgaatctgaaacaacttttttcattgttgtcaatttacccaaacgtgaaaagatccctttattaAGAGCACGTTTCTAATGATCAAAATTATCATATTTGGAAGGATTTTACTTGCAATTGCGCTTGTAATGTTTCAACTTATGGGAGACGTAATTTTTATGAAGCGTTTTTGATAAAACTGTATGGGTTTCTCCCTTATATAAtgacatttatttgaaaataatttgtgttgAATAAGTCGTTTTTAAACGCTAACcaactatttaaaacattttaacaatttaaagtgTGTTGAACATGTTTAAAGACGGATATAtgagaaatattttttatttaaataaaagcatcaAAAGACAAGCATATACTGACAATATGTTATATCCGTCCATGTTATCTACGTAATTATACATTGGCTAATACATAAATACCCATATAAATGATAGttaacatcaaaacaaaatcCTGAGCATCAAAAATATTagagtaaaaatgtataaaccgTGTACCACATCCTCTTTAAACGTGATTGACATGTTGAGGATTTGATATCTATCGATTTTAGTCGATTACAATGTGATAAGAATCTATGCAaagtatatttctttttttttagtttcaatatgtatttatattcaaatgttattCATAATTTTGAAGATCTGATTGCATGTTTAAATTAGACACGTGTTTGCGCAGATTTATTGTGTAACCATCTTtccaataattaattataaatcttTTACTTTTGATGTCAGTTGAAATTGTACAATAAATAGGGGTCAAAAGCGTTATAAAGAGTTTGTTAAACATCTATATTGGTGCCACCCTTGGATCatgctattttattaaaaacgaaTATGTGTTGGATACTTCGTTTTCAAATACTGATCAAACAATTACAAGTATATACACGGGAAGgaaaatgtaataagaaatataaacaacacGCATATAATACTTATGCACCAATTGAAAATGTAAAAGTATTAAGTAATACTTCCcaatgtattgtatttttgtatgGCAATAGGTTCAAacgttttaaatttatcaaaattattaccACGTTTACACTTGTTAACGTTGTTAATATGTTCGTTACTGTTATAAATGTAAGTGAATGTTTACAGATTCGTCGAGTTCGGTCTCATCGACACTTCCGGTGTGTATTGTACTAAATAGTGCAAATCCAGCCAAGTGTGCAGATCCTCCACCACTACTGCCTTGCATAGAATGGATTGAATTGAAAGGTATTACATGTTCGTCTACCTCGCTACGCAGTCTGTTCAGCACATTACTGACACTCGAGCAAAATGCTGTGTGTAAACTGACGTATGTCAGTTGTCAACGTACATTTATTCCTTCCGCAACATTATCGTGTTTAAAGAAAACATTAGCATACAAGAGCGATCCTTATTTTCAAGAGTGCGACGTTCTATGGGAGgttctccatggtctgaatataaaGAGCCTTAGTCTGGATACAAGTGTAAAAATTTGTGCAGACATGATGtcccagtcactttcatcgctcactcatctggacACGCTTAGTATTAAAGGGGGTTTTGACGATTCCGGTCTGTGGCaggctctccgtggtctgaatatcatcagtctgagtctgagtggtcTATATGGAGGTTTTAGCGTAGACTATGTAGACTCGATGTCCCAGTCACTTTTatcgctcactcatctggacACGCTTAGTATTGAAGTGGATGTtgacagtcccggtctgtggaaggctctccatggtctgaatatcaagagtctgagtctgagtggtcGGTACGTATATTTGAGTCTGGGTGGTCCGGATAGATATATaagcgaaaattatgcagactcgatgtcccagtcacttttatcgctcactcatctggacACGCTTAGTATTGAAGTGGATGTtgacagtcccggtctgtggaaggctctccatggtttgaatatcaagagtctgagtctgagtggtgGGCGTGGATATTTAAAAGAACATAATGCAGACTCGATGTCCCAGTCACTTTTATCGCTTACTCACCTGGACACGCTTAGTATTGAAGTGAATGAtgacagtcccggtctgtggaaggctctccatggtctgaatatcaagagtctgattCTGAGTGATCGGCACGGATATTTGAATGTTAAGCATGCAGAGACGATAGCACAGTCACTATCACCGCTTAAACAGCTTGAAAAGCTTTCAATATTTTTGCGGACATATATCGACATAAAGCTACCTCaatcattgaagtatttaaatatctaCTGCGTGGCATTGCTTCCATCGGAATTACACGAACTTGTGGGCACACTGTCTGCATGTACTCGTACAGTTGAGAGTAAGCTGGAATTCGGTTGCGCTTCTTTCAACGATGCACGTGTAAAATCAATTCCACCAGAGGAATACATTTCAATCCAACAAGAACTGGGGACTCTGAATCATGTTGCCGTGAAACGATTCCGAATATTACACCGGAGAAAAAACAATTTTTGTGAGTATGATGCCGCATCTCCTTGGTCCGTACGTGGCATTGGTGGTGTCCAAGACGATAATACGGATGATGATAATGTAAACGATGTTGCATATAAAAGCTTCGTAACCGCAACCGCCGACTCAATAAGCAATGGAATCATTAATCGAATTGCAATGCGACTTCTGATTACTCCATCCTCAAACTCATGAATCGTCGATAAATGCGACTGCAACACGTGATAATAACGAGAACAATTGTATTCATTATGTCTGGAACATTTTAAATAAGAATGATATATCTCTCTTGGATAGCATACATAGACAGTAGGCATTGTAAAACATTAATTCAACAAGTTTAAATAATCTTAACATTTTTGTGATGTGTTATTAGTGTGTAAATGTTATAAATGGAAAATGTTTGATGAAATGCATGCCAATTTTGTAAAAGTATTTAAAGTATACAAACACCATAAATTCCAACACGTCACGCAGTTTTATTTCATAGCCAATATACTGGCTATCATGTACTGTTTTTTCTGCAAAATTTATGTGCGAAGCAAATTATATGTATGCGTTGTTTCTAGTTCgtttaagcatatatatatatatatatatatatatatatatatatatatatatatatatatatatatatatatatatatatatatatatatatatatatatatattatatatgtacatcTTGTGAACATATTCCAGAACTGCTTAAAAAAAGTTTCTATAGCCATGAATATTGCAGAATATCCAACACATTTCATCCGTTATTGACTATAGAATTCCAAACGCTTGTCGTCTTAgaatgaataatataataatgtgttaAATTGCTTCTTGCAGACGGTGTGTGTCATGTTGATCTTTATGTTTGTCATTACAGATAGCAGTAACTACATATTGttgtacacacacacatatacatacatgtgtgtgtgtgttttaattcTTAAGATGCAACAAGAAAAAGGTGTATACCtttagttttcatttagtttCAGATTATTTTCAGGTACTAAAATAAATCTATAATAGTATTTAGTTCTATATTGTATTCTT is from Dreissena polymorpha isolate Duluth1 chromosome 14, UMN_Dpol_1.0, whole genome shotgun sequence and encodes:
- the LOC127857922 gene encoding uncharacterized protein LOC127857922 isoform X2, coding for MSQSLSSLTHLDTLSIEVNDDSPGLWKALHGLNIKSLILSDRHGYLNVKHAETIAQSLSPLKQLEKLSIFLRTYIDIKLPQSLKYLNIYCVALLPSELHELVGTLSACTRTVESKLEFGCASFNDARVKSIPPEEYISIQQELGTLNHVAVKRFRILHRRKNNFCEYDAASPWSVRGIGGVQDDNTDDDNVNDVAYKSFVTATADSISNGIINRIAMRLLITPSSNS
- the LOC127857922 gene encoding uncharacterized protein LOC127857922 isoform X1 → MSQSLLSLTHLDTLSIEVNDDSPGLWKALHGLNIKSLILSDRHGYLNVKHAETIAQSLSPLKQLEKLSIFLRTYIDIKLPQSLKYLNIYCVALLPSELHELVGTLSACTRTVESKLEFGCASFNDARVKSIPPEEYISIQQELGTLNHVAVKRFRILHRRKNNFCEYDAASPWSVRGIGGVQDDNTDDDNVNDVAYKSFVTATADSISNGIINRIAMRLLITPSSNS